The sequence TGTGAGGTAAACAATTCGGGCAAGGTGATCCCGCGAGTGCACCGCCATGCGGGAACCGGCAATACCCGACCGTACACAAACCCTATAATAATCCCCGACCTATATCCCAGTACATATAAGAGGTGAACTAATGGGCAAGGCAATTGAATGCATCTATGAGGATAATGTTCTCAAACCGGTTGGCAAGATCCAGCTTCGTGAGGGAGAGCGAATCCGGGTGACTATCGAGAAGAAGCTCAGCTTCGAGCCCATCCAGTTAAAGAAGAAACTTAACCAAGACCGCATCAGCGCTCTTTTAAGATGATTCATGGACTTCTTCTTAGATACTTCTTTTATCATTCCGCTGATCATTGAAACAGATACAACCCGGAGAGCCCGGGATTTTTTCTCGTCATTCTCCGGTACCTGTGCAGTGAGCATGAAAGCGAAAGTTACAGAAATATTCGGAAATTATGTTTTGGCAACTCGGAATAAAAACCCGGTCATTGACTTGGCGTGATAATGCCGTTCCTCTCTTCCCGGTCCAGCGGATCCGGGGAAAGATTCCTCTTGCGGACACTGCAATAACCCGCCGGATTATTTTCGATCTATCCTTGGACGCAGTATAATTGTGCACTCAGTGCATGCACAATCTATTCGCCATTCCCATACAGGATCGTATCTCCAGAATTACTCAGAACATCCCGGCGGGGATGAATAATTAAAAAAAAGATCCTCACGATTCCCGGGAGATTCGCTGGAGTGCATTCTTCAGATCAAGGTAAAGCGGAACGGTCTCACCCGGCATCCTGATAGCCTGTTTGAATGCAAATTTTTTATAGAAATCAACAGCACTGTGCTTCGAGTCGACCGTGACGATGCGGCAGCCGACATAATGGGAGAGCGTGATGGAGATAGAGAAGATCTTCCGCAGCATACTCCGCCCCACGCCAAAACGCTCACAACTGTTATGCGTTGCCAGCCGTGCAATCT comes from Methanomicrobiales archaeon HGW-Methanomicrobiales-1 and encodes:
- a CDS encoding antitoxin, producing MGKAIECIYEDNVLKPVGKIQLREGERIRVTIEKKLSFEPIQLKKKLNQDRISALLR